A genomic window from Halogeometricum borinquense DSM 11551 includes:
- a CDS encoding MTH865 family protein: MADAEAELREQFTEAFSDAEFPVKNQMDLVPALPNGPGTRFEAGDGEVSFTAMEMAAKLGSHQEFPYDDAESLVDDVIEGLKAEGML, encoded by the coding sequence ATGGCAGACGCAGAGGCGGAACTCCGCGAGCAGTTTACCGAGGCGTTCAGTGACGCAGAATTCCCCGTCAAGAACCAGATGGACCTCGTTCCCGCGCTTCCCAACGGTCCGGGCACGCGTTTCGAGGCTGGCGACGGCGAAGTGAGTTTCACGGCGATGGAGATGGCAGCGAAACTCGGCTCCCACCAAGAGTTCCCGTACGACGACGCCGAAAGCCTCGTTGACGACGTTATCGAGGGGCTGAAGGCTGAAGGGATGCTCTAA
- a CDS encoding M42 family metallopeptidase: MAEYEFDFELLQELTETSGVPGYEDRIRDIVRRELEAHTDKVQTDAMGNVVGTIEGTSDYSVAVAAHMDEIGFMVRHVTDEGFVQLDALGGWDARILKAQRVQIHTGAGDVTGVIGSPPPHTLSEEQKEKDDEVKDLYVDIGLDAETAKETVNVGDLVTMEQTTVEMGDHVTGKALDDRICLFSILEAAKRVEDPDVTVHFAATVQEEVGLRGATALGVDLNPDLAIALDVTVANDVPGFDAGDHVTELGAGTAIKLKDGSVITNPKVHRRLRDVAESEGVEYQYEVLPAGGTDTAGFQNTHGAKPVGAISIPTRYLHTVTESAHVADVDATIDLLAAFLDTETGEHDYTL; encoded by the coding sequence ATGGCCGAGTATGAGTTCGATTTCGAGTTGCTTCAGGAGTTGACCGAAACCAGCGGTGTGCCGGGGTACGAAGACCGTATCCGCGACATCGTCCGTCGAGAGTTGGAGGCACACACCGACAAGGTACAGACGGATGCAATGGGTAACGTCGTCGGGACAATCGAGGGCACGTCGGACTACTCCGTGGCGGTGGCGGCGCACATGGACGAAATCGGCTTCATGGTTCGTCACGTCACCGACGAGGGGTTCGTCCAGTTGGACGCTCTCGGTGGCTGGGACGCGCGCATCCTGAAAGCCCAACGGGTGCAGATACACACCGGGGCAGGCGACGTGACGGGCGTCATCGGGTCGCCGCCGCCGCACACGCTCTCTGAGGAGCAAAAAGAGAAAGACGACGAAGTGAAAGATCTGTACGTTGACATCGGTCTCGACGCCGAGACGGCCAAAGAGACGGTCAACGTTGGAGACCTCGTGACGATGGAGCAGACCACTGTCGAGATGGGCGACCACGTCACGGGCAAGGCTCTCGACGACCGCATCTGCCTGTTCTCGATTCTGGAAGCCGCAAAGCGCGTCGAAGATCCCGACGTGACCGTCCACTTTGCGGCGACCGTCCAAGAGGAGGTCGGCCTCCGCGGAGCCACCGCACTCGGTGTAGACCTCAATCCGGATCTCGCTATCGCTCTGGACGTGACCGTGGCGAACGACGTGCCCGGCTTTGACGCGGGCGACCACGTCACCGAACTTGGTGCGGGGACCGCGATCAAACTGAAAGACGGGAGTGTCATTACGAACCCGAAGGTGCATCGCCGCCTCCGCGACGTGGCCGAGTCCGAAGGTGTCGAATACCAGTATGAGGTCCTCCCCGCGGGCGGGACGGATACGGCTGGGTTTCAGAACACGCACGGCGCGAAGCCGGTCGGTGCGATCTCCATCCCGACTCGGTACCTCCACACCGTAACCGAGAGCGCGCACGTGGCTGACGTAGACGCCACTATCGACCTCCTCGCGGCGTTCCTCGATACGGAGACCGGCGAGCACGATTACACGCTCTAA